A genomic stretch from Microcebus murinus isolate Inina chromosome 11, M.murinus_Inina_mat1.0, whole genome shotgun sequence includes:
- the EGFLAM gene encoding pikachurin isoform X1, which translates to MRFKTTAKDGLLLWRGDSSMRPNSDFISLGLRDGALVFSYNLGSGVASIMVNGSFNDGRWHRVKAVRDGQSGKITVDDYGARTGKSPGMMRQLNLSGALYVGGMKEIALHTNRQYMRGLVGCISHFTLSTDYHISLVEDAMDGKNINTCGAK; encoded by the exons atgaggtttaagacgACTGCCAAGGATGGCCTGTTGCTGTGGAGGGGAGACAGCTCCATGAGACCCAACAGTGACTTCATTTCCTTGGGCCTTCGAGATGGAGCCCTAGTGTTCAG CTATAATCTGGGCAGTGGTGTGGCATCCATCATGGTGAACGGCTCCTTCAACGATGGTCGGTGGCACCGAGTTAAGGCTGTCAG GGATGGCCAATCAGGAAAGATAACTGTGGATGACTACGGGGCCCGGACCGGCAAATCTCCAGGCATGATGAGGCAGCTGAACCTCAGTGGGGCTCTGTATGTGG GTGGAATGAAGGAAATTGCTCTGCACACGAACAGGCAATACATGAGAGGCCTCGTGGGCTGCATCTCGCATTTCACCCTGTCCACCGATTACCACATTTCCCTCGTGGAAGATGCCATGGATGGGAAAAACATCAACACTTGTGGAGCCAAGTAA